CGGGCGTCGCGGCGGAGCTGAAGATCTGGCCCGACGCGCCGCATGGCTGGCAGGCGATGGACGCCTGCCCGGAGGGCGAAGAGTCACGCCGGGAGGCGATCGCTTTTCTCGCACGCATGGTCGCCTCGGAGCGGGCGGGCTGAAGCCCGCCGGGCCCTCACTTCTTCCCGTCGCAAACCGGCTGGTCGCATTTGCGCGCATTGCCGATGATCTCGCGCAGAGATTTCTCCCCCGGCCAGCCGAGGATCGCCACGCCGGCGATCACGAATGACGGCGTCATGGCGAGGCCGAGCGACTCCGCGAGGCGCGTTTGACGGCGGATGACGTCGCCGACCGTTTGGCTGTCGGCGGATTGCTCGATTTTGGCGGCGTCGAGGCCCATGGCCCCCGCGACCATCAGCGCCGTCTGGCCGTTCGCGCCGCCCCGCGCCGCATAGAGTCTCTCGTGAAATTCATATGCTTTCGCCGGGCCGTAAAGGCGCAGGACGGATTGCTGAACCTTCGCCGCCTGGACGGAGCCGGCGGAGAGAATCGCATTGTTGACGAGGCCGACGCGCAGATTCGGATCGCTTTGCGCGATCGCCGCGATGTCGGCGGCCGCCTTGCGGCAATAGGCGCAATTATAGTCGAAGAACTCATAGAGAATGACGTCGCCGTCGCGCCTGCCTCGCCAGATGACGCCGGGTAAGTTCGCGGGGTCGAGTTCGGAAGGGATGCGAAAATTTCGCATCGGCTCTCCCGCGTCGTCTCGCAATGGGAAGGCGGAGTCGTCCTGCGCGCGCAGGGGCGACGCGGCGAGAATGGGCAGCGCGGCGAGCGCCAAGAGCGATAAGAGCGCCAAGCGACGGGTCGGCGGAGATTTGTCGGGAGCCAAGAATTCGTTCCGTTTGGAAAAGCTGAGAGACTGGCGGGCGCTCACCCCCATGGCCCGGGTTTCGGCGGGTCGAGCGGAGTCCGGCCGTCTTGCGGCAGAAAGGACGCTTGCGATCCGTCCGGCGGCGCGAGCGGCTCAGGCGGCGCGCTTTCATCCGCGATCGGCTGTGGCGGCGCGACCGGGCCGATGTCATGGCCGCCCGCATAGTCGATCAGCGCCCGCACGCGCTCGTTGACGGAAGGATGCGTCGCAAACCAGCCCGATTCCGGAACCCGCGCCGGGCTCTCGATGAAGAAGGCGTGCATGCGCGAGGGCATCTCGACGATGACCGAATGCGCCTCGATCTTTCGCAAAGCCGAGATCATGGCGTCCGGATTCTTGGTCAGCTCCGCCGAGCCGGCGTCGGCGAGATATTCGCGCGAGCGCGACAGCGCGAAGCGGATCAGCACGGAGGCGCCCCAGCTCAGCGCGATGATGAGCAGCGCCACGATGATGGCGAGACCCGCGCCGTTTTCGCGCCGGTTGTTCTCGCGCTCCGGCGGGCGGTAAGGCGAGAAGCCGAAGGGAAAGTCCCAACGGCGGAT
The nucleotide sequence above comes from Methylocystis parvus OBBP. Encoded proteins:
- a CDS encoding DsbA family protein — protein: MAPDKSPPTRRLALLSLLALAALPILAASPLRAQDDSAFPLRDDAGEPMRNFRIPSELDPANLPGVIWRGRRDGDVILYEFFDYNCAYCRKAAADIAAIAQSDPNLRVGLVNNAILSAGSVQAAKVQQSVLRLYGPAKAYEFHERLYAARGGANGQTALMVAGAMGLDAAKIEQSADSQTVGDVIRRQTRLAESLGLAMTPSFVIAGVAILGWPGEKSLREIIGNARKCDQPVCDGKK